The Coraliomargarita parva genome contains a region encoding:
- a CDS encoding nucleoside deaminase: protein MTHEQMIVALRSANEVARKTMEQGHHPFGAVLIGPDGDTVLLEAGNVDTVRHAETELAREASLRYDPEFLWRCTLVTNFEPCVMCTGTIYWANIGRVVYGVSESSLLQLTGAHDANPTMSLPCRVVIEAGQKTVEVHGPFPEVEAEILQLHVDFWR, encoded by the coding sequence ATGACGCATGAACAGATGATTGTTGCGCTGCGAAGCGCGAACGAGGTAGCGCGCAAAACCATGGAGCAGGGGCACCATCCCTTTGGCGCGGTCCTCATCGGGCCGGACGGCGACACGGTTTTGCTGGAAGCAGGCAATGTGGATACCGTTCGCCACGCCGAGACCGAACTGGCCCGGGAGGCCTCCTTGCGTTACGACCCTGAGTTTCTCTGGCGATGCACGCTGGTCACCAACTTCGAACCCTGTGTCATGTGCACGGGCACGATCTATTGGGCCAATATTGGCCGTGTCGTCTACGGTGTGAGTGAAAGCAGTTTGCTCCAATTGACGGGAGCCCATGATGCAAACCCGACCATGAGCCTCCCGTGCCGTGTGGTGATCGAGGCGGGACAAAAAACGGTGGAGGTGCACGGGCCCTTTCCCGAGGTCGAGGCCGAGATCCTCCAGTTACATGTCGACTTCTGGCGCTAG
- a CDS encoding queuosine precursor transporter, with amino-acid sequence MAGQVTRQAPPEYKYHILLGLYVGFWGILQSITVKLVPLDLSAIGLGVLAFSYGSFAHAFTFPCTDAVAEVWGAKRARLMVYLGTAVYIIATAMIFIATLLPPAAGWPHNDAYTALFAAAPRIVLGSIVATVFAQLWDIFIFEWIKQRTGQRYLWLRNNLSTWGSQFFDTVLFYSIAFYGIIPNDVLPKLVLGSYLLKLLVALIDTPVVYLVVYWLVGSWTAEGDIEEPEAQAVPAVTPELAPEVDM; translated from the coding sequence ATGGCAGGACAAGTAACACGACAAGCACCACCGGAATACAAATACCATATTCTGCTGGGATTGTATGTCGGCTTCTGGGGGATCCTGCAGAGCATCACGGTCAAGCTGGTCCCGCTCGATCTCTCGGCCATCGGACTCGGGGTGCTGGCTTTCAGCTATGGCTCATTTGCCCATGCCTTCACCTTTCCCTGCACGGATGCGGTGGCTGAAGTCTGGGGTGCGAAGCGTGCGCGCCTCATGGTTTATCTGGGCACCGCGGTCTATATCATTGCCACGGCCATGATCTTCATCGCCACGCTACTCCCTCCGGCTGCGGGTTGGCCACACAACGATGCCTACACGGCTCTCTTCGCCGCAGCACCCCGCATCGTACTCGGCTCGATTGTCGCGACGGTTTTTGCCCAGCTCTGGGATATATTCATCTTTGAATGGATCAAGCAGCGTACCGGACAACGCTATCTTTGGTTGCGAAACAACCTCTCGACTTGGGGCTCACAGTTCTTCGATACCGTGCTCTTCTACTCCATCGCTTTCTATGGGATCATTCCCAACGATGTTCTGCCCAAGCTGGTGCTGGGCTCCTACCTGCTCAAACTCCTGGTGGCATTGATCGACACCCCCGTCGTCTATCTTGTCGTCTATTGGCTGGTGGGCTCCTGGACAGCGGAAGGTGATATCGAGGAGCCCGAAGCACAAGCGGTCCCAGCAGTGACTCCGGAACTAGCGCCAGAAGTCGACATGTAA
- a CDS encoding purine-nucleoside phosphorylase, producing MLKNHKTLLKRFTSSGFALLAGLLSVGAQEPVKKVKVVIVTLFEQGEDTGDKPGEFQLWAERYPLPEVIPLPHGNRDMRWNEEDGVLGIVTGIGTAKAAASITAVALDPRFDFSEAYWLLAGIAGFDPADASLASVCWVDWVVDGDLSHAIDIREAPEDWPTGRFPFRAKEPYGQPRPASEGSVFHLNENLTDWAYGLTKDIELTDTEGLQKRRSLHTDYPTAMKPPFVVKGSYLAAMNYWHGALLNEWANEWVKYWTDGEGEFVASAMEGSGMMIAMEFLNQSGIVDRDRVMMLRSASNYTMQWPGATAIQSKRGESIGSYSAFVPALESAYAIGSPVVREIVKNWERYETTLPGSEE from the coding sequence ATGCTAAAAAACCACAAAACCCTGCTTAAACGATTCACATCAAGCGGCTTTGCGCTGCTCGCCGGCTTACTGTCCGTCGGCGCGCAAGAACCCGTAAAAAAAGTGAAAGTGGTCATCGTCACCCTCTTTGAACAGGGCGAGGATACGGGCGACAAGCCCGGCGAATTCCAACTTTGGGCCGAACGCTACCCGCTCCCCGAAGTCATTCCCCTACCCCATGGCAACCGCGACATGCGCTGGAATGAGGAAGACGGGGTGCTTGGCATCGTGACAGGAATCGGCACCGCCAAGGCGGCCGCTTCCATCACCGCAGTCGCACTGGACCCGCGCTTTGATTTTTCCGAAGCCTACTGGCTGCTTGCCGGCATCGCCGGCTTTGACCCGGCAGACGCCTCCTTGGCAAGCGTGTGTTGGGTGGACTGGGTCGTGGACGGCGACCTCTCCCACGCCATTGATATTCGCGAAGCCCCCGAAGACTGGCCGACCGGTCGCTTCCCGTTCCGCGCGAAAGAGCCCTACGGGCAACCGCGCCCGGCCAGTGAGGGCTCCGTCTTCCACCTTAACGAGAACCTGACCGACTGGGCCTATGGACTCACCAAGGACATCGAACTCACCGACACGGAAGGCCTGCAGAAGCGCCGATCTTTGCATACCGATTATCCCACGGCCATGAAACCTCCCTTCGTCGTGAAAGGCAGCTACCTCGCAGCCATGAACTACTGGCACGGTGCCCTCTTAAATGAATGGGCCAACGAATGGGTGAAGTACTGGACCGACGGGGAAGGTGAATTTGTGGCTTCCGCAATGGAAGGCAGTGGCATGATGATCGCGATGGAGTTTCTGAACCAGTCAGGTATCGTCGATCGGGATCGCGTCATGATGCTACGTTCGGCCAGCAATTATACCATGCAATGGCCCGGCGCCACCGCCATCCAGAGCAAGCGTGGTGAATCCATCGGCAGCTACTCGGCCTTTGTGCCGGCACTCGAGAGTGCCTACGCAATCGGAAGCCCGGTCGTGCGCGAAATCGTAAAGAACTGGGAGCGCTACGAGACGACGCTGCCCGGATCTGAAGAATAA